AACTGATACCTGCGACAGATAGTGCATCTATGATAAAGCTAAAACCAGTTACAGAAGCAACGGTATGCGTAGTTAAATCGGCAATGAGTTCGTCCACTTTATTTTGCAGTTGAATCAGGTTCTGAAACAGTGCCCAGCGCAAATCCTTCTTCAAGTGCTGCCACAACCGTTCGATTGGATTCAATTCAGGACAATAAGGCGGTTGAAAGAGCAAAATAATGTTGTCAGGGATGACCAGATCCTTGGCTTTATGGAAAGCCCCGTTATCGACTTGGAGAATGTTGAGACTATCGGGATAGGCTTGAGAGAATTGTTCAAGAAACAATTGGTAGCACTCGCTATCAACATGCGTGAATTGCAGGAAGAACTGCTGTCCAGTGATTGGTTCTACTGCCCCATAGATCCAAAAGGCGTTGAACTGCCATTGCCAGATACCCAATGGTTTCACGCCTAAACTTGTGATCAAGCGTCCAACTGTCGTCTTTAACCCAAACCGACTTTCGTCCTGGGCAAAGTAGCGAAGTTGCTTAAATTCCGGTTTTACAATTGCTGCATACTGTTTGAGCAGGATCAGGTCGTCGCTGAGGTTTGCTTAAATGCCTCAAGGGCTTCAGAATTCTGCTTGGCATGAA
This sequence is a window from Leptolyngbya sp. NIES-2104. Protein-coding genes within it:
- a CDS encoding IS630 family transposase, whose translation is MILLKQYAAIVKPEFKQLRYFAQDESRFGLKTTVGRLITSLGVKPLGIWQWQFNAFWIYGAVEPITGQQFFLQFTHVDSECYQLFLEQFSQAYPDSLNILQVDNGAFHKAKDLVIPDNIILLFQPPYCPELNPIERLWQHLKKDLRWALFQNLIQLQNKVDELIADLTTHTVASVTGFSFIIDALSVAGIS